The proteins below come from a single Erythrobacter sp. SG61-1L genomic window:
- a CDS encoding cell division protein FtsQ/DivIB: protein MAQTIKRKAQGVRRAAAARGTAQKVKQARSSTGAVADALVRWLPFTEEQLQRVFLALILGGAVALAWIVASLAGLPALASQQIATVAGDAGFEVNRVEVRGVQRMNELKVYERVLGERDRAMPLVDLDAVRVQLLGLSWVKDARVSRRLPDSLVIDIVERTPHAVLKKADKLVLIDDTGHELEPVSTAAARGQLIIEGPGAGRQVAALGTLLDAAPALEPQVAGAEWVGNRRWNLTFKTGQVLALPQGERESASALVSFARLDGVNRLLGGKVATFDMRAPERIYMRIPGRTQQQLDSGTAAPTASGTDEMSENAEVPE, encoded by the coding sequence GTGGCGCAGACGATCAAGCGCAAGGCTCAGGGGGTGCGCCGCGCGGCGGCGGCCCGGGGCACCGCGCAGAAGGTTAAGCAGGCCCGTTCCTCCACCGGGGCAGTGGCCGATGCGCTGGTGCGCTGGCTGCCCTTCACCGAAGAACAGCTGCAGCGCGTTTTCCTTGCCCTGATCCTGGGCGGGGCAGTGGCGCTTGCCTGGATCGTCGCCAGCCTTGCGGGCCTGCCCGCGCTTGCCAGCCAGCAGATCGCCACAGTGGCGGGCGATGCGGGCTTCGAAGTGAACCGGGTGGAAGTGCGCGGCGTACAGCGCATGAATGAACTCAAGGTCTATGAGCGCGTATTGGGCGAGCGGGACCGGGCGATGCCGCTGGTCGATCTGGATGCGGTGCGCGTCCAGTTGCTGGGCCTCAGCTGGGTCAAGGACGCGCGCGTTTCGCGCCGCCTGCCGGATTCGCTGGTGATCGACATTGTCGAGCGCACGCCCCATGCCGTGCTGAAGAAGGCCGACAAGCTGGTGCTGATCGACGATACCGGCCACGAGCTTGAGCCGGTTTCCACCGCTGCCGCGCGTGGGCAACTGATTATCGAAGGGCCGGGCGCTGGCCGCCAGGTTGCCGCACTCGGCACATTGCTGGATGCCGCCCCGGCGCTGGAACCGCAGGTGGCGGGTGCCGAATGGGTCGGCAATCGTCGCTGGAACCTCACCTTCAAGACGGGGCAGGTGCTTGCCCTGCCGCAGGGCGAGCGGGAATCGGCCAGCGCGCTGGTGTCCTTCGCCCGGCTCGACGGGGTGAACCGCCTGCTGGGCGGCAAGGTCGCCACATTCGACATGCGCGCGCCGGAACGGATCTACATGCGCATTCCCGGCCGCACGCAGCAGCAGCTCGATTCCGGTACTGCCGCGCCTACAGCGTCGGGTACGGATGAGATGAGCGAGAATGCGGAGGTGCCCGAGTAA
- the ftsA gene encoding cell division protein FtsA, with protein MASTPRITKVFGAINIGSFRISAMIAGVSETGEMIVLGSGHRAAQGIKRGYVTDMQAATYAVRDAIERAEKLAGTSVSSVWIGCSGAGLSSKIAQVEIDIGGRRIEEEDIEHLLVAARDGLQPDGRTVLHAQPAHYTLDGAHGVSNPKGLHAERLGVDIHVMCADGAPVRNITEAVQNAHLDVESVIASPVAAGYACLSQEERELGVALIELGAEVTNVSVYAGGMLLGMLPIQMGSADITDAIASHFGIRRFQAERLKCVSGSAIASPTDHREMIPVNGPGEEQVGPIARHADDKNRVPRAELISVITGQLDKLISEISKALKSLGFPGQNGQVVLTGGGAELAGIADFAQGALARPVRIGRPPALKGLPEAHGVPGFSTLAGLILYAAADPVDVRSIRPGYQDTTRLSGFALAQRVFQALKQYF; from the coding sequence ATGGCATCCACGCCGCGCATCACAAAGGTTTTCGGGGCGATCAATATCGGCTCGTTTCGCATTTCCGCGATGATCGCGGGGGTGAGCGAAACGGGCGAGATGATCGTGCTGGGATCGGGTCACCGTGCGGCGCAGGGGATCAAGCGCGGCTATGTCACCGACATGCAGGCCGCGACCTATGCCGTGCGCGATGCGATAGAGCGGGCGGAGAAGCTGGCCGGCACCAGCGTATCCAGCGTGTGGATCGGGTGTTCGGGCGCCGGACTTTCCAGCAAGATCGCACAGGTGGAAATCGATATTGGCGGCCGCCGGATCGAAGAAGAGGATATCGAACACCTCCTCGTTGCCGCGCGGGACGGGTTGCAGCCCGATGGCCGCACCGTGCTCCACGCCCAGCCAGCGCATTACACGCTGGATGGCGCGCATGGCGTGTCCAACCCCAAGGGCCTGCATGCAGAGCGGCTTGGCGTGGATATTCACGTGATGTGTGCCGATGGCGCGCCGGTGCGCAACATCACTGAAGCGGTTCAGAACGCGCATCTCGATGTGGAATCGGTGATCGCCTCACCTGTCGCGGCTGGCTATGCCTGCCTCAGCCAGGAAGAACGCGAACTGGGCGTGGCGCTGATCGAACTGGGCGCGGAAGTCACCAATGTCTCGGTCTATGCCGGGGGAATGCTGCTGGGGATGCTGCCGATCCAGATGGGTTCGGCCGACATCACCGATGCCATTGCATCCCATTTCGGCATTCGCCGCTTTCAGGCCGAACGGCTCAAATGCGTTTCCGGCTCGGCCATCGCCTCGCCGACCGACCATCGCGAGATGATCCCGGTTAACGGGCCGGGGGAAGAACAGGTCGGCCCAATTGCCCGCCATGCGGACGACAAGAACCGTGTGCCGCGCGCAGAGCTGATCTCCGTCATCACCGGCCAGCTCGACAAGCTGATCAGCGAGATTTCAAAGGCACTCAAGAGCCTTGGCTTCCCCGGCCAGAACGGACAGGTGGTGCTGACCGGCGGCGGGGCGGAACTGGCCGGCATCGCGGATTTCGCGCAAGGGGCACTCGCCCGGCCGGTGCGTATCGGACGCCCGCCCGCGTTGAAGGGCCTGCCGGAGGCGCATGGCGTGCCCGGCTTTTCGACACTTGCCGGCCTGATCCTCTATGCCGCGGCCGATCCGGTGGACGTCCGCTCCATTCGTCCCGGCTATCAGGATACCACCCGGCTGAGCGGTTTCGCGCTCGCCCAGCGTGTGTTCCAGGCCCTGAAACAGTATTTCTGA
- the ftsZ gene encoding cell division protein FtsZ — translation MSINIGPPSVEELRPRITVIGVGGAGGNAIANMISSEIEGVDFIVANTDAQALNNSIAEHRIQLGPDITQGLGAGSRPEVGRAAAEETVEELERALDGVNMVFIAAGMGGGTGTGAAPVIAEAARRKGVLTVGVVTKPFLFEGTRRMRSADAGIEELQKHVDTLIVIPNQNLFLVAKAETTFKEAFALADEVLQQGVRSITDLMVMPGLINLDFADVRSVMGEMGKAMMGTGEAEGENRALEAAERAIANPLLDGVSMQGAKGVIISIIGGEDMKLLEVDEAANHIRELVDPDANIIWGSAFNPDLQGKIRVSVVATGIEQTVEQAVQASRPLDFSAPRGPKRPVLPVPTEDERAVDAAALQPQAAPGFAAPSAPPMAAPAMPQAYEPTPSYDEEDEYDDTSGGSYASLSGDEIQTGELTLEEEEDDGMADDWLNPAASQQTGMGGSELELTLEAPDGGNGNEDELLLDASRLAAQDEPPVQAQLGGGRRRGILGGEAAAAASAAAPAAPAAGGGAAGGGSTLFERMANLSRGAAKDAVDDDDDDPSGSSLSIPRFLGRQNNQ, via the coding sequence ATGAGCATTAATATCGGCCCGCCTTCGGTTGAGGAACTGCGCCCCCGCATTACCGTGATCGGTGTGGGCGGCGCGGGTGGCAACGCCATCGCCAACATGATCTCTTCCGAGATCGAGGGTGTGGACTTCATCGTCGCGAATACAGACGCGCAGGCGCTGAACAATTCCATCGCCGAACATCGCATCCAGCTTGGGCCTGACATTACCCAGGGTCTTGGCGCGGGTTCGCGCCCGGAAGTGGGCAGGGCTGCCGCGGAAGAAACCGTGGAAGAGCTGGAGCGCGCGCTCGACGGCGTGAACATGGTCTTCATCGCGGCCGGCATGGGCGGCGGCACCGGCACGGGCGCGGCTCCCGTCATTGCGGAGGCTGCCCGGCGCAAGGGCGTGCTGACCGTAGGCGTGGTGACCAAGCCGTTCCTGTTCGAAGGCACGCGGCGCATGCGTTCCGCCGATGCGGGCATCGAGGAACTGCAGAAGCACGTCGATACGCTGATCGTCATCCCCAACCAGAACCTGTTCCTGGTGGCCAAGGCGGAAACCACCTTCAAGGAAGCCTTCGCGCTGGCCGACGAAGTGCTGCAGCAGGGCGTGCGTTCCATCACTGACCTGATGGTGATGCCGGGCCTCATCAATCTCGACTTTGCCGACGTGCGTTCGGTGATGGGCGAGATGGGCAAGGCGATGATGGGCACCGGCGAGGCCGAGGGCGAAAACCGCGCTCTGGAAGCAGCCGAGCGCGCCATTGCCAACCCGCTGCTGGACGGCGTGAGCATGCAGGGCGCCAAGGGTGTCATCATCTCCATCATCGGCGGCGAAGACATGAAGCTGCTGGAGGTGGACGAAGCCGCGAACCACATTCGCGAACTGGTCGATCCCGATGCGAACATCATCTGGGGTTCGGCCTTCAATCCGGACCTTCAGGGCAAGATTCGCGTTTCGGTGGTCGCCACCGGTATCGAGCAGACGGTGGAGCAGGCCGTGCAGGCTTCGCGTCCGCTGGACTTCTCGGCGCCGCGCGGGCCGAAGCGCCCTGTGCTGCCCGTGCCGACCGAAGACGAGCGTGCCGTGGATGCCGCTGCACTGCAGCCGCAAGCCGCGCCTGGCTTTGCCGCGCCTTCAGCGCCGCCGATGGCAGCGCCCGCCATGCCGCAGGCCTATGAGCCGACCCCGTCCTATGACGAGGAAGACGAGTATGACGATACGAGCGGTGGCAGCTATGCCTCGCTGAGTGGCGACGAGATCCAGACCGGCGAATTGACGCTGGAGGAAGAGGAAGATGACGGGATGGCCGATGACTGGCTCAATCCCGCGGCTTCCCAGCAGACCGGCATGGGCGGCAGCGAGCTTGAGCTGACGCTGGAAGCGCCCGATGGCGGCAATGGCAATGAAGACGAACTGCTGCTCGACGCCAGCCGCCTCGCCGCTCAGGACGAACCGCCGGTGCAGGCCCAGCTTGGCGGTGGTCGCCGCCGTGGCATTCTGGGCGGCGAAGCGGCGGCTGCCGCTTCCGCAGCTGCTCCGGCCGCGCCCGCTGCAGGTGGCGGGGCTGCCGGTGGCGGCTCGACCCTGTTCGAGCGTATGGCCAATTTGTCGCGCGGCGCTGCGAAGGATGCCGTGGATGACGATGACGACGATCCATCGGGTTCCTCGCTCAGCATTCCGCGCTTTCTGGGGCGCCAGAACAACCAGTGA
- a CDS encoding tetratricopeptide repeat protein, producing MAKVGAITGSGAVISTKQSAKGQRAMAGTAIVAALAVLAVPAFSQSSTGGPSREVVQPLPPKSASDLSDALMRLSANALDGRAMLDAGWASLDLNDVTAAVGFFSRAENLPETAAEAKAGLGAAQVARKRPIEALALFDEAEKQGVRLGVHAAQRGLAYDMVGDNLRAQQFYRAALAESGLSDEKSQEITRQLALSQAISGDQAGSEATLLPLLKRQDLAAYRTRAFALAALGKTDEAVAIAEAVMPASLSGRIAPYLRFMPKLTRAQQVSAGNFGNFPDADAIGKDDPQIAQYAAQARLPQVAAAVDARLTPTGAPLGDGKAKPAAPPAGTVVTLAKSDKPAARPADAKSSSKSKPAEQAKPAATLAKADPVPAPVRTPTPAPVQTSAPVPAPAPTPAPTPAQFALPPARPAETPPPAPASLADAFAEFATLPTKVAPAAGAVDITRIAIKREPDKKAEAEKAKAEADKKAEAERKKIEAEKKAEAKKKAANPSRVWVQVGTGQNRSAIAFTWRKLQKEQSKLFGSRKGYVAQWGRTNRLLTGPFGSAKEANAFIAKLKAEGIDCFVFTSSAGEEVEPVS from the coding sequence ATGGCGAAGGTTGGGGCGATAACGGGTTCGGGTGCAGTGATTTCCACCAAGCAGAGTGCAAAGGGCCAGAGGGCCATGGCGGGAACTGCGATTGTCGCGGCACTTGCCGTGCTGGCTGTTCCGGCCTTTTCCCAGTCCTCCACCGGAGGCCCTTCCCGCGAAGTGGTGCAGCCGCTGCCGCCGAAATCGGCAAGCGATCTGAGTGATGCGCTCATGCGTTTGTCGGCCAATGCGCTCGACGGCAGGGCGATGCTCGATGCTGGCTGGGCCTCGCTCGATCTGAACGATGTCACTGCTGCCGTGGGTTTCTTTTCCCGCGCGGAGAATCTGCCTGAAACGGCGGCGGAGGCGAAAGCGGGCCTCGGTGCGGCGCAGGTCGCGCGCAAGCGGCCCATCGAGGCGCTGGCCCTGTTTGACGAGGCGGAGAAGCAGGGCGTCAGACTTGGCGTTCATGCAGCCCAGCGCGGCCTTGCCTATGATATGGTGGGCGACAATCTGCGGGCGCAGCAATTCTATCGCGCAGCCTTGGCGGAAAGCGGCCTGTCGGACGAAAAATCTCAGGAAATCACGCGCCAGCTTGCGCTTAGCCAGGCGATTTCCGGGGATCAGGCCGGGTCGGAGGCGACCTTGCTGCCGCTGCTCAAGCGGCAGGATCTCGCGGCCTATCGCACGCGGGCCTTTGCGCTTGCCGCATTGGGCAAGACGGATGAGGCAGTGGCGATTGCGGAGGCAGTGATGCCCGCCTCGCTCTCGGGACGGATTGCGCCCTATCTGCGCTTCATGCCGAAGCTGACCCGGGCGCAACAGGTGTCGGCAGGCAATTTCGGCAATTTCCCTGACGCCGATGCGATCGGGAAGGACGATCCGCAGATCGCGCAATATGCCGCTCAGGCCAGGCTGCCGCAGGTGGCTGCCGCGGTCGATGCCCGGCTGACTCCTACCGGCGCGCCGCTGGGAGATGGCAAGGCCAAACCCGCCGCGCCGCCAGCTGGCACCGTGGTGACGCTTGCAAAGTCCGATAAGCCTGCCGCCAGGCCAGCGGATGCGAAGTCTTCGTCCAAGAGCAAACCGGCCGAGCAGGCGAAGCCCGCCGCAACGCTGGCCAAGGCCGATCCGGTTCCGGCGCCTGTCAGGACTCCGACGCCGGCCCCGGTTCAGACATCCGCGCCAGTTCCCGCTCCGGCGCCAACTCCGGCCCCAACGCCTGCCCAGTTCGCGCTTCCGCCTGCACGGCCGGCCGAAACGCCGCCGCCCGCGCCCGCCAGTCTGGCCGATGCCTTTGCGGAATTCGCTACGCTGCCGACCAAGGTTGCGCCTGCGGCCGGGGCCGTGGACATCACGCGGATTGCCATCAAGCGCGAGCCGGACAAGAAGGCCGAGGCTGAAAAGGCAAAGGCCGAAGCTGACAAGAAGGCCGAGGCAGAGCGCAAGAAGATAGAGGCTGAGAAGAAGGCCGAAGCCAAGAAGAAGGCCGCCAATCCCAGCCGCGTCTGGGTTCAGGTGGGTACGGGCCAGAACCGCTCGGCCATCGCCTTCACCTGGCGCAAGTTGCAGAAGGAACAGTCCAAGCTGTTCGGCAGCCGCAAGGGCTATGTCGCGCAATGGGGCCGGACCAACCGCCTGCTGACCGGGCCGTTCGGCAGTGCGAAGGAAGCCAATGCCTTCATCGCCAAACTCAAGGCCGAAGGGATCGACTGCTTCGTGTTCACCAGCTCTGCCGGTGAGGAAGTCGAACCGGTTTCCTGA
- a CDS encoding YbjN domain-containing protein, producing the protein MRTSEEDIDRDDAAPVDMLAQLFDARGWPCEFVSDDEISGEIQGSWTRYQVRGIWRSEDRVLQLLCLPDIRVPDAKRRATFELLALVNEQLWLGHFDIWSNGGVLLYRHGLMLGDDGLLSLGQAQFAVESAVAECDRFYPAFQFVLWGDKNPADALASALVDAAGEA; encoded by the coding sequence ATGAGGACAAGCGAAGAGGACATCGACCGCGACGACGCGGCCCCGGTCGACATGCTCGCCCAGCTGTTCGACGCGCGGGGCTGGCCTTGCGAGTTCGTCAGCGATGACGAGATTTCCGGCGAGATACAGGGGAGCTGGACGCGCTATCAGGTGCGCGGCATCTGGCGTTCGGAAGACCGGGTGCTGCAACTGCTATGCCTGCCCGACATCCGCGTGCCCGATGCCAAGCGCCGGGCGACCTTCGAACTGCTTGCGCTGGTCAATGAACAGCTCTGGCTCGGCCATTTCGATATCTGGTCTAACGGCGGGGTGCTGCTCTATCGCCATGGGCTGATGCTGGGCGACGATGGCCTGCTGAGCCTCGGCCAGGCGCAGTTCGCGGTGGAAAGCGCGGTGGCCGAGTGCGACCGCTTCTATCCCGCCTTCCAGTTCGTGCTGTGGGGCGACAAGAATCCGGCCGACGCCTTGGCCAGCGCATTGGTGGACGCAGCCGGAGAGGCTTGA
- a CDS encoding pyrroline-5-carboxylate reductase, which translates to MNSFTSILLVGCGNMTGAMLKGWIAGGIAPSVFTVVNPSPRDLPEGVTQLRSLPDVGQFDAVMLGVKPQKLAEVAPQVAPLVGQGTVLLSVLAGVQLATLAAAFPNSAAQVRVMPNLAAALGKSPVALVGAGLDDASTARIDALMAPLGTAEWLTEEGLMDLVTALAGSGPAFVYRFIDALAQGAANLGLPAEQAQRLALATVEGASALAAASEHSPGELARRVASPGGVTQVGLDILDKGNALADLMEATLRGARDRSIQMAAEARAASQS; encoded by the coding sequence ATGAACAGCTTCACTTCCATTCTCCTCGTCGGCTGCGGCAATATGACCGGCGCCATGCTGAAGGGCTGGATCGCAGGCGGCATTGCCCCATCGGTCTTCACCGTAGTCAATCCCAGCCCGCGTGACCTGCCCGAAGGCGTAACGCAATTGCGCAGCCTGCCGGATGTCGGACAATTCGACGCAGTGATGCTGGGCGTGAAGCCCCAGAAGCTGGCCGAGGTGGCTCCGCAGGTTGCGCCACTGGTCGGGCAGGGCACTGTGCTGCTTTCCGTGCTGGCGGGCGTCCAGCTGGCGACTTTGGCCGCAGCCTTCCCGAATTCCGCCGCACAGGTGCGGGTGATGCCCAACCTTGCCGCCGCATTGGGCAAGTCGCCGGTGGCGCTCGTCGGGGCGGGGCTGGACGATGCTTCCACGGCCAGGATCGACGCGCTGATGGCGCCGCTGGGCACTGCCGAATGGCTGACGGAAGAAGGGTTGATGGACCTCGTTACGGCGCTGGCCGGATCCGGCCCCGCCTTCGTCTATCGCTTCATCGATGCGCTGGCGCAGGGCGCGGCCAATCTCGGCCTGCCTGCCGAACAGGCGCAGCGCCTTGCGCTGGCAACTGTGGAGGGCGCTTCCGCTCTTGCTGCCGCGTCGGAGCATTCGCCAGGTGAACTGGCCCGCCGCGTGGCAAGCCCGGGCGGGGTTACGCAAGTGGGGCTGGACATACTCGACAAGGGCAATGCCCTCGCCGATCTGATGGAGGCGACATTGCGCGGAGCGCGCGACCGTTCGATCCAGATGGCGGCCGAAGCAAGAGCTGCTTCCCAAAGTTAA
- a CDS encoding Bax inhibitor-1/YccA family protein, producing MADWNEPRRSQQGFGASTGFGGDLAGRTTFDAGLRKHMLSIYNYMASGVLLTGIIAMLFARSGLALSVMSSGLGFVIMLAPLAIVFAMSFGANRFSTTTLQALFWGYAALMGLSLSTIFLVYTGASIAATFFATAGAFAGLSLYGYTTQKNLSAMGSFLIMGVIGLIIASLINIFLQSPGLYWAITYLGVLIFAGLTAYDTQKLKEQYAHVAGTEWAGKAVVLGALNLYLDFINMFLFLLRIMGNNRN from the coding sequence ATGGCAGATTGGAACGAACCCCGCCGCTCGCAGCAGGGATTCGGCGCGTCTACCGGCTTTGGCGGCGACCTTGCCGGCCGCACGACCTTTGACGCCGGCCTGCGCAAGCACATGCTGTCGATCTACAATTACATGGCATCGGGCGTGCTGCTGACCGGCATCATCGCGATGCTGTTCGCCCGTTCGGGCCTGGCCCTCTCGGTGATGTCGAGCGGCCTTGGCTTCGTGATCATGCTGGCCCCGCTGGCCATCGTCTTCGCGATGAGCTTCGGCGCGAACCGCTTCAGCACCACCACGCTTCAGGCGTTGTTCTGGGGCTATGCGGCGCTGATGGGCCTGTCGCTTTCCACGATCTTCCTCGTCTATACGGGGGCTTCGATCGCGGCGACCTTCTTCGCTACCGCCGGCGCCTTCGCGGGCCTCAGCCTCTATGGCTACACGACGCAGAAGAATCTGTCCGCCATGGGCAGCTTCCTGATTATGGGCGTGATCGGCCTGATCATCGCCAGCCTGATCAACATCTTCCTGCAGTCGCCGGGCCTCTATTGGGCGATCACCTATCTGGGTGTGCTGATCTTCGCGGGCCTTACCGCCTACGATACGCAGAAGCTGAAGGAACAATATGCCCATGTCGCCGGCACCGAATGGGCCGGCAAGGCAGTCGTGCTGGGGGCGCTGAACCTCTACCTCGACTTCATCAACATGTTCCTGTTCCTGCTGCGGATCATGGGTAATAACCGCAACTGA
- the obgE gene encoding GTPase ObgE — MHFLDQAKIYLRSGAGGPGAVSFRREKYVEYGGPDGGNGGKGGDIVFEAVAGLNTLIDFRYAQHFKASRGAHGMGKDRTGAAAPDLVIPVPVGTQIISDEDGETVLADLTEVGQRVTLLEGGIGGRGNASYKTSTNRAPRQHQPGMPAQEMYVWLRLKLLADVGLVGLPNAGKSTFLNAVSNAQSKVGEYAFTTLVPKLGVVRHRNREFVLADIPGLIEGAADGAGIGDRFLGHIERCRVLVHLIDIGGVDPVEAMRIVEDELEAYGGGLEGKPRLVALNKIDISGRELAADYAKELKAAGADEVFPISGATGEGMEALLDAVLSYLPAKTITERPDGEVEEAHDEKPWSPL; from the coding sequence ATGCATTTCCTTGACCAGGCCAAGATCTATCTCCGCTCCGGTGCGGGCGGCCCCGGCGCGGTCAGCTTCCGGCGGGAGAAATACGTCGAATATGGCGGCCCTGACGGCGGCAATGGCGGCAAGGGCGGTGACATCGTGTTCGAAGCCGTGGCCGGCCTCAACACGCTGATCGACTTCCGCTATGCCCAGCACTTCAAGGCTTCGCGCGGCGCGCATGGCATGGGCAAGGATCGCACCGGTGCCGCTGCGCCCGATCTGGTGATTCCGGTTCCGGTGGGCACGCAGATTATCTCCGACGAGGATGGTGAGACTGTCCTGGCCGATCTCACCGAAGTCGGCCAGCGGGTCACCCTGCTGGAAGGCGGCATCGGCGGCCGGGGCAATGCCAGCTACAAGACCAGCACCAATCGCGCCCCGCGCCAGCACCAGCCCGGTATGCCCGCGCAGGAAATGTATGTGTGGCTGCGGCTGAAGCTGCTGGCCGATGTCGGCCTGGTCGGCCTGCCCAACGCCGGCAAGTCCACCTTCCTCAATGCCGTCTCCAATGCCCAGTCCAAGGTGGGCGAATATGCCTTCACCACGCTGGTGCCCAAGCTGGGCGTGGTGCGGCACCGCAACCGCGAATTCGTGCTGGCGGACATTCCCGGCCTGATCGAAGGCGCGGCGGATGGCGCGGGCATCGGCGATCGCTTCCTGGGCCATATCGAACGCTGCCGCGTGCTGGTCCATCTGATCGACATTGGCGGGGTTGACCCGGTGGAGGCCATGCGGATCGTTGAGGACGAGCTGGAAGCCTATGGCGGCGGGCTGGAAGGCAAGCCGCGCCTGGTGGCCCTGAACAAGATCGACATTTCCGGCCGCGAACTGGCCGCCGATTATGCGAAGGAACTCAAGGCGGCAGGTGCCGACGAAGTGTTCCCCATCTCCGGCGCCACGGGCGAGGGGATGGAGGCGCTGCTCGATGCGGTGCTGAGCTATCTTCCGGCCAAGACGATCACGGAACGTCCTGACGGCGAAGTGGAAGAAGCACACGACGAGAAGCCCTGGTCCCCGCTTTGA
- the proB gene encoding glutamate 5-kinase, producing MTIAHLTDLADAALCPRLVIKVGSALLVGPDGQPRREWLASLVEEIAAAHARGQQVVVVSSGAIALGAARLKLEKGGRGNLADAQAAAAVGQIGLAGIWSDLLAGHGLTAAQLLLTLDDLEDRRRYLNAAATLGRLLKAGAVPVVNENDSVATEEIRFGDNDRLAARVAQAAHANGVLLLSDVDGLYDRNPSQPGAQMLPQVRGVTEEIYAMADDRSGSGLGSGGMTSKLQAAEIAERAGIALAILNGTHASPIGRAMGNGTGTLFLPLRKDGARKAWLGGRMRMMGTLTVDAGCAKALAKGGSLLATGVTGVDGSFERGDPVIVQDAAGKPIAQGLAEYSSAECDRLKGTRTEEHAAILGYSPRSALVHRDQLVLL from the coding sequence ATGACGATTGCGCATCTTACTGATCTGGCCGATGCGGCCCTTTGCCCCCGCCTTGTGATCAAGGTCGGCTCCGCCCTGCTTGTCGGGCCGGATGGGCAGCCGCGCCGTGAATGGCTCGCCTCGCTGGTGGAGGAAATCGCCGCCGCCCATGCACGTGGGCAGCAGGTGGTGGTGGTCAGTTCCGGCGCCATCGCGCTGGGCGCCGCGCGATTGAAGCTGGAAAAGGGCGGTCGCGGCAATCTGGCCGATGCGCAGGCTGCTGCCGCCGTGGGCCAGATCGGCCTTGCGGGCATCTGGTCGGACCTGCTGGCAGGCCACGGCCTTACTGCCGCGCAGCTGCTGCTGACGCTGGACGATCTGGAAGATCGCCGCCGCTATCTCAACGCCGCCGCCACTTTGGGCCGTCTGCTGAAGGCGGGTGCGGTGCCCGTGGTGAACGAGAACGATTCCGTCGCCACGGAAGAAATCCGCTTCGGCGATAATGACCGGCTGGCCGCGCGCGTGGCGCAGGCCGCCCATGCCAATGGCGTGCTGCTGCTGTCTGACGTGGACGGGCTGTACGATCGCAATCCCAGCCAGCCCGGCGCGCAGATGCTGCCGCAGGTGCGCGGGGTGACCGAAGAAATCTATGCCATGGCGGACGACCGCTCCGGCTCCGGCCTCGGCTCCGGGGGCATGACTTCCAAGCTGCAGGCGGCCGAGATCGCGGAGCGGGCGGGCATTGCGCTCGCCATCCTCAACGGCACCCATGCGTCGCCGATTGGCCGCGCCATGGGCAATGGCACCGGCACGCTGTTCCTGCCCCTGCGCAAGGATGGCGCGCGCAAGGCCTGGCTGGGCGGGCGCATGCGGATGATGGGTACGCTCACGGTCGATGCCGGTTGTGCCAAGGCGCTGGCCAAGGGCGGCAGTCTGCTCGCCACCGGTGTGACCGGGGTGGATGGCAGCTTCGAACGCGGCGATCCGGTGATCGTGCAGGATGCGGCGGGCAAGCCTATCGCGCAGGGCCTCGCGGAATATTCCTCCGCCGAATGCGATCGCCTGAAGGGCACCCGCACGGAAGAACATGCCGCGATCCTCGGCTATTCCCCGCGTTCCGCGCTCGTCCATCGCGATCAGCTGGTGCTCTTGTGA